In Piscinibacter sp. HJYY11, one genomic interval encodes:
- a CDS encoding DUF4253 domain-containing protein — translation MIHRRTLLLSIGLLPGYRVGAQPSSLLAQGSQILQDATGQPVREFSTQDFGREVYSDGRSVLVAEKQAERLLNLVRTKLPVGLVAFVGVTSSHATPKPNGVELVVAAGKDQFDILRVAATDGVNHGLSTEDVIKELVKWNDEFGIDIWQAETDVVQLRLKTLPKNLRAFANRVYKFCPDIVDQGTGDVRKLEKLLAQEKAVLLWWD, via the coding sequence ATGATTCATCGCCGCACCCTCCTGCTCTCGATTGGTCTGCTGCCTGGCTACCGCGTAGGGGCTCAGCCGTCTTCATTGCTCGCTCAGGGAAGTCAGATACTGCAGGACGCGACAGGTCAGCCCGTTCGCGAGTTCTCTACCCAAGACTTTGGGCGAGAGGTGTATTCGGACGGGCGATCCGTTCTAGTTGCTGAGAAGCAAGCGGAGCGCCTACTCAATCTAGTCAGAACCAAGCTTCCAGTAGGGCTAGTGGCCTTCGTCGGCGTAACCAGCAGCCATGCAACGCCAAAGCCGAACGGGGTCGAGCTTGTCGTGGCAGCAGGGAAAGACCAGTTCGACATCCTTCGCGTCGCAGCTACAGATGGGGTGAACCATGGGCTAAGTACCGAAGATGTCATCAAGGAGCTTGTGAAGTGGAACGATGAGTTCGGAATCGACATATGGCAAGCTGAAACCGATGTTGTCCAACTGAGACTCAAGACACTGCCAAAGAACCTTCGTGCGTTCGCCAACCGCGTGTACAAGTTTTGCCCAGACATCGTTGACCAAGGTACCGGTGACGTTAGGAAGCTAGAGAAGTTGCTTGCGCAAGAGAAGGCGGTGCTTCTGTGGTGGGATTGA